The Mucilaginibacter terrae region GAGGCACTCACCTGACTCTGCGAAATTTGTATTTTGGAAAGTCTTTCAATGCTGGGCATTGAAGGATTGTTCAGCAAAGGCAAGAATTTCAGACCAGGAATTGGCGTTATTCTTCGATCAGTTAAACGATTTGCTCAATGCAGCGTATGTTGAACATCAAGCCAACAATTTAGACCAAAAAGCCACGGAGGACTCAGGAAATGAATCTTAGACTTGGCCTTTCCTGGCAATTGCTGATTTCTCCACCCGAGTAATTTAAAAAAGGTGTTCTTACTCACAAAGTCTTCTTGACCAGCTGAACGATCTGGTCGAGGCTACTTATCATTCCCATCAACATGGGAACCGATCGCTACCTATCGTTTAGGACGGGTGAGCATTTTCACTTTTCCTCTATTTCCTCCGTTCCGAAACAGTTAAGGGGAATGTATACAGGCTGTTTCAGTTAAACTATTAACGACTTCATTACTCATGAAAAAAATAACGATGTTAATCGTCCTGGCATTGCTATGCCGAAATTTTTATCTGTTCGCACAGCCTAATGTGCCGACAGCTGCGCTAAAACCGGGCGCTAAGATACCTGACCTTTTATTTTCCGAGCTAATTAATTACCCGCCCAAATCAATCCAAGTATCTTCGTTTAAGGGAAAACTTCTCATACTGGATTTCTGGGCCACCTGGTGTTCTTCCTGCCTGAGCTATTTTCCCAAGACAGAAAGGCTGCAAAAACAATTTAAGGGTAAACTGCAGATACTCGGTGTTACCAACCAAAGTCAAGCCAAGATTCAGGCTTTTTTTAACTCACCTTCCGGTAAGCGGTATCATTTTCCGACAGTTGTCAATGACACGCAGCTTGAAAAACTCTTTCCCCACCAGTATCTCCCTCATTATGTCTGGATCGCACCTGACGGGACTTTTCTCTTATCTACCTCTGGAGCTATAATAGATAGCGCTGCCATTGCGCGTTATTTAGAGCAAGGCATATTACCGGGTAAGGCGAAGAACGACCTTGATACCAAGCTACCCTTGTTTTTGACCACTCAGTATCCCGCCGATAATCAACTTCAATACTATTCCGTGCTTTCGAAAGGCCATTATTATGGATTACCGACCGGCAATAAGTTCCGTCGAACGAAAAAGGTTTTACATGGTCGTGCAGTCACCAATTCGACGTTGTTCACCATTTATAAAGCAGCCGCCTTTGGATTATTTGAAAAAATCGGCGAGAGCTTAATCGAAAAAAGGATACTACTTGAGGTCA contains the following coding sequences:
- a CDS encoding TlpA family protein disulfide reductase, translating into MKKITMLIVLALLCRNFYLFAQPNVPTAALKPGAKIPDLLFSELINYPPKSIQVSSFKGKLLILDFWATWCSSCLSYFPKTERLQKQFKGKLQILGVTNQSQAKIQAFFNSPSGKRYHFPTVVNDTQLEKLFPHQYLPHYVWIAPDGTFLLSTSGAIIDSAAIARYLEQGILPGKAKNDLDTKLPLFLTTQYPADNQLQYYSVLSKGHYYGLPTGNKFRRTKKVLHGRAVTNSTLFTIYKAAAFGLFEKIGESLIEKRILLEVRDLHALKGDKVKVTEHDHDYNFDIVLPVEQADSLFHSMLRTLNQYSPYEGRVETREVECLALVRSGEGADFATKGGKVHTFQPEKDSSLVNNLLISDFLAKANTIPGIKPYLIDSTGYTGKVDFRLNGPIRDLEKLRANLRPYGLDLVPAKRALKVFTLRDKITPGGETNQSSEQSQLISPRNK